A part of Streptomyces sp. NBC_01235 genomic DNA contains:
- a CDS encoding multidrug effflux MFS transporter yields the protein MPEGGAIPEVSRAAVTHRSTRKSTEKSTDKSTGKAKVPPLRERRRAGLLVTLVLGGLTATPPLSMDMYLPALPEVTRSLHAPAATVQLTLTACLAGMALGQLVVGPMSDRWGRRRPLLSGLAVYVVATALCALAPNVELLIAFRLLQGLAGAAGIVIARAVVRDLYDGVAMARFFSTLMLISGVAPVVAPLIGAQILRATDWRGVFVLLTVVGLLLAGVVWTRLPETLDTADRHAGGVGEALRSMRRLLSDLPFTGYMLTGGFAFAALFAYISASPFVVQEIYGASTQTFGLLFAVNSVGLVVVGQINGKVLVGRVRLDRVLAVGLTVVALAATALLLMTTGVFGEVGLVPVAAALFVLMSAMGVTLPNAQTLALMRVRHSAGSASALLGTSSFLIGAVASPLVGIAGEHTAVPMAVVQLAAALVALACFVVMCRPWTNTGAEGAES from the coding sequence ATGCCGGAGGGTGGGGCGATACCCGAGGTGTCGCGAGCGGCCGTCACACACAGGAGCACACGCAAGAGCACCGAGAAGAGCACCGACAAGAGCACCGGCAAGGCCAAGGTGCCGCCGCTGCGCGAGCGGCGCCGGGCCGGACTGCTCGTCACCCTCGTCCTGGGCGGTCTGACCGCCACTCCCCCGCTGTCGATGGACATGTACCTCCCGGCCCTGCCGGAGGTCACCCGCTCCCTGCACGCGCCCGCGGCGACCGTGCAGCTCACGCTCACCGCGTGCCTGGCCGGGATGGCGCTGGGACAGCTGGTGGTCGGCCCGATGAGCGACCGGTGGGGGCGCAGGCGCCCGCTGCTCTCCGGACTCGCCGTCTACGTGGTGGCCACCGCCCTGTGCGCCCTGGCGCCGAACGTCGAGCTGCTGATCGCGTTCCGGCTGCTCCAGGGGCTCGCGGGCGCGGCCGGGATCGTGATCGCGCGGGCCGTCGTACGTGATCTGTACGACGGCGTGGCGATGGCCCGCTTCTTCTCCACCCTGATGCTGATCTCCGGGGTCGCCCCGGTGGTGGCCCCGCTGATCGGCGCGCAGATCCTGCGGGCGACGGACTGGCGGGGCGTGTTCGTGCTCCTCACGGTGGTGGGGCTGCTGCTGGCCGGGGTGGTGTGGACGAGGCTCCCGGAGACCCTGGACACCGCCGACCGGCACGCGGGCGGGGTCGGCGAGGCCCTGCGCTCGATGCGCCGGCTCCTGTCCGACCTGCCCTTCACCGGCTACATGCTCACGGGCGGCTTCGCCTTCGCCGCGCTGTTCGCGTACATCTCCGCGTCCCCGTTCGTGGTCCAGGAGATCTACGGCGCCTCGACGCAGACGTTCGGTCTGCTGTTCGCCGTGAACTCGGTCGGCCTCGTGGTCGTCGGGCAGATCAACGGCAAGGTGCTGGTGGGCCGGGTCCGGCTGGACCGGGTGCTGGCCGTGGGGCTGACGGTGGTCGCGCTGGCCGCCACCGCGCTGCTGCTGATGACGACGGGCGTGTTCGGCGAGGTCGGGCTGGTGCCGGTGGCCGCCGCGCTGTTCGTGCTGATGTCCGCGATGGGCGTGACGCTGCCCAACGCCCAGACCCTCGCCCTGATGCGCGTGCGGCACTCCGCCGGTTCCGCCTCCGCGCTCCTTGGTACGTCCTCCTTCCTCATCGGCGCGGTCGCCTCGCCGCTCGTCGGGATCGCCGGGGAGCACACCGCCGTCCCGATGGCCGTCGTCCAGTTGGCTGCCGCGCTGGTGGCGCTGGCCTGCTTCGTGGTTATGTGCCGTCCCTGGACGAACACAGGGGCGGAAGGAGCAGAGAGCTGA
- a CDS encoding bifunctional DNA primase/polymerase: protein MSAEFDDRTGLWRKLSRRLRGNGPAEAADEGGREALLLAAAEAGLPLAPAAHPAPGYGCSCDRVGCPTPARHPVSFAWQTQSTTDRAQIERWARHQPQANFITATGMKHDVLDVPLEAGQQALERLLGSGTEVGPVAESDDGRMLFFTLTRGTPEDEDEWWPCELDCRPETMDEHPGLRWHCRGSYVLVPPARLPGDDGRSVHWLRGPEHPLPDPLTLLEALTDACARHVGQDQDHQAGVWPRHR from the coding sequence ATGAGCGCGGAGTTCGACGACCGGACCGGTTTGTGGCGCAAACTCTCTCGTCGGCTACGCGGAAACGGCCCGGCCGAGGCCGCCGACGAAGGCGGCCGTGAGGCCCTGCTGCTGGCCGCCGCCGAAGCGGGACTCCCCCTCGCGCCCGCCGCCCACCCGGCCCCCGGTTACGGGTGCTCCTGCGACCGGGTCGGCTGTCCGACCCCCGCCCGGCACCCGGTGTCCTTCGCCTGGCAGACGCAGTCCACCACCGACCGCGCCCAGATCGAGCGTTGGGCCCGCCACCAGCCGCAGGCCAACTTCATCACCGCCACCGGCATGAAGCACGACGTCCTCGACGTGCCCCTGGAGGCGGGACAGCAGGCCCTGGAACGGCTGCTCGGCTCCGGCACAGAGGTCGGCCCGGTCGCCGAGAGCGACGACGGCCGGATGCTCTTCTTCACCCTCACCCGCGGCACCCCCGAGGACGAGGACGAGTGGTGGCCCTGCGAACTGGACTGCCGTCCCGAGACGATGGACGAGCACCCCGGCCTGCGCTGGCACTGCCGGGGCTCCTACGTCCTCGTACCCCCCGCCCGCCTCCCGGGCGACGACGGCCGGTCGGTGCACTGGCTACGCGGCCCCGAGCACCCCCTCCCCGACCCGCTGACCCTCCTGGAAGCCCTCACGGACGCGTGCGCACGGCACGTCGGCCAGGACCAGGATCATCAGGCAGGGGTTTGGCCCCGACACCGCTGA
- the efeU gene encoding iron uptake transporter permease EfeU, translating into MFSNYLIGLREGLEASLVVCILIAYLVKTDRRDALKPVWTGIAIAVAIAMAFGSVLEFGSQELTFQAQEALGGSLSILAVGLVTWMVFWMRRTARHLKAELHGKLDAALAMGTGALVATAFLAVGREGLETALFVWASVHAAGDGTPRPLIGVALGLATAVLLGWLFYRGALRINLAKFFTWTGGMLVVVAAGVLAYGLHDLQEADWIPGLTDKAFDISDTIPPDSWYGTLLKGVFNFQPDPTVLQVTVWLLYLVPTLALFLAPVGFASGKGKVKSPDDQGTQPDDRGSRASKAPQA; encoded by the coding sequence GTGTTCTCCAACTACCTGATCGGACTGCGCGAGGGGCTGGAAGCCTCACTGGTGGTCTGCATCCTCATCGCCTACCTGGTGAAGACCGACCGCCGGGACGCGCTGAAGCCGGTGTGGACCGGTATCGCCATCGCGGTCGCGATCGCCATGGCTTTCGGCAGCGTCCTCGAATTCGGTTCGCAGGAACTGACGTTCCAGGCGCAGGAGGCGCTCGGCGGGTCGCTGTCGATCCTCGCCGTCGGGCTGGTGACCTGGATGGTGTTCTGGATGCGGCGCACCGCCCGGCACCTGAAGGCGGAGCTGCACGGCAAGCTGGACGCGGCCCTCGCGATGGGCACGGGCGCGCTGGTAGCCACCGCGTTCCTCGCGGTCGGCCGGGAGGGCCTGGAGACGGCCCTGTTCGTGTGGGCGTCGGTGCACGCGGCCGGCGACGGCACCCCGCGCCCGCTGATCGGTGTGGCGCTGGGCCTGGCGACGGCCGTCCTGCTGGGCTGGCTGTTCTACCGCGGGGCGCTCAGGATCAACCTCGCGAAGTTCTTCACCTGGACGGGTGGCATGCTCGTCGTCGTGGCCGCGGGAGTGCTGGCGTACGGCCTCCACGACCTCCAGGAGGCTGACTGGATCCCGGGGTTGACGGACAAGGCGTTCGACATCAGCGACACGATCCCGCCGGACAGCTGGTACGGCACGCTGCTGAAGGGCGTGTTCAACTTCCAGCCCGATCCGACGGTCCTCCAGGTCACGGTGTGGCTGCTGTACCTGGTCCCGACGCTCGCGCTGTTCCTCGCCCCGGTAGGGTTCGCCTCCGGGAAGGGGAAGGTGAAGTCACCTGATGACCAGGGAACGCAGCCTGACGACCGGGGTTCGAGGGCCTCGAAGGCTCCGCAGGCGTGA
- a CDS encoding TetR/AcrR family transcriptional regulator, whose protein sequence is MVTQSGKPAPDTSRRSERSRRAIYDAAIALVVEVGYPKTTIEGIAARAGVGKQTIYRWWGSKADVLLEAFLDLGEQSAREAGGTEHEPYVIPDTGDLAADIKAVLRATVDQLTDPRFEAPSRALAAEGVINEQVGREFTARLMEPSIQLYVDRLRLAQEAGQVRADLDPRIALEFFISPLAQRWLQYTGPITYEYTDTLVDYALHGLAPR, encoded by the coding sequence ATGGTCACCCAGTCCGGAAAGCCGGCCCCCGACACCTCCCGCCGCAGCGAGCGGTCCCGGCGCGCGATCTACGACGCCGCGATCGCCCTCGTCGTGGAGGTCGGCTACCCGAAGACCACGATCGAGGGCATCGCCGCCCGCGCCGGCGTCGGCAAGCAGACCATCTACCGGTGGTGGGGGTCGAAGGCCGACGTCCTGCTGGAGGCGTTCCTGGACCTGGGCGAACAGTCGGCGCGGGAAGCCGGGGGAACGGAGCACGAGCCGTACGTCATCCCCGACACCGGCGACCTCGCCGCCGACATCAAGGCGGTGCTGCGGGCCACCGTCGACCAGCTGACGGACCCCAGGTTCGAGGCGCCCTCCCGGGCCCTGGCCGCCGAGGGCGTCATCAACGAGCAGGTCGGACGGGAGTTCACCGCCAGGCTGATGGAGCCGTCCATCCAGCTGTACGTCGACCGGCTGCGCTTGGCGCAGGAGGCCGGGCAGGTCCGCGCCGACCTCGACCCGCGCATCGCCCTGGAGTTCTTCATCTCCCCGCTCGCCCAGCGCTGGCTGCAGTACACCGGCCCGATCACCTACGAGTACACCGACACCCTCGTCGACTACGCCCTCCACGGGCTCGCGCCACGATGA
- the efeB gene encoding iron uptake transporter deferrochelatase/peroxidase subunit has product MSETQNSSPSRRSLIGWGGAGLALGAATAGGAVAMTRTGNDVDPAAADTGAAVDFHGTYQAGIATPVQDRLHFAAFDVTTTDRAEFVQLLKDWTEAARRMTAGKAVGEGAYGGLAEAPPDDTGEALGLKPSRLTLTVGFGPSLFKKFGLAADRPDALVDLPQFAGDALDAARSNGDLCVQACADDPQVAVHAIRNLARIGMGKVVIRWSQLGFGKTSSTTPDAQTPRNLMGFKDGTRNIAGTETDRLKKFVWVGEKDGPQWMVGGSYLVARRIRMHIETWDRTSLQEQEDIFGRDKGEGAPVGKAKERDEPFLKAMKPDAHVRLAHPDSNHGTTILRRGYSFTDGTDGLGRLEAGLFFLAYQRDVREGFIRVQRNLATDALNEYIQHVGSAVFAVPPGVRDKDDWWGRTLFSKEA; this is encoded by the coding sequence ATGTCAGAGACCCAGAACAGCAGTCCGTCCCGCCGGTCGCTGATCGGCTGGGGCGGGGCCGGGCTCGCGCTCGGCGCCGCCACGGCCGGTGGCGCGGTCGCGATGACCCGCACAGGCAACGACGTCGACCCCGCGGCCGCCGACACGGGCGCCGCCGTCGACTTCCACGGCACGTACCAGGCGGGCATCGCCACGCCCGTGCAGGACCGGCTGCACTTCGCCGCGTTCGACGTGACGACCACGGACCGCGCCGAGTTCGTCCAGCTGCTGAAGGACTGGACCGAGGCCGCCCGCCGGATGACGGCCGGGAAGGCTGTCGGGGAGGGGGCGTACGGCGGTCTCGCCGAAGCGCCCCCGGACGACACCGGCGAGGCCCTGGGGCTCAAGCCGTCCCGGCTGACCCTGACGGTGGGCTTCGGGCCGTCGCTGTTCAAGAAGTTCGGCCTCGCGGCCGACCGTCCCGACGCCCTCGTCGACCTGCCCCAGTTCGCCGGGGACGCGCTCGACGCGGCCCGCAGCAACGGCGACCTGTGCGTCCAGGCCTGTGCGGACGACCCGCAGGTCGCCGTGCACGCGATCCGCAACCTGGCCCGGATCGGCATGGGCAAGGTCGTCATCCGCTGGTCGCAGCTCGGCTTCGGCAAGACGTCCTCCACGACGCCCGACGCGCAGACCCCGCGCAACCTGATGGGCTTCAAGGACGGCACCCGCAACATCGCGGGCACCGAGACGGACCGGCTGAAGAAGTTCGTGTGGGTCGGTGAGAAGGACGGCCCGCAGTGGATGGTGGGCGGCTCGTACCTCGTCGCCAGGCGTATCCGCATGCACATCGAGACCTGGGACCGCACCTCGCTCCAGGAGCAGGAGGACATCTTCGGCCGGGACAAGGGCGAGGGCGCTCCGGTGGGCAAGGCGAAGGAGCGCGACGAGCCGTTCCTGAAGGCCATGAAGCCGGACGCGCACGTACGGCTCGCGCACCCGGACTCCAACCACGGCACGACGATCCTGCGCCGCGGCTACTCCTTCACCGACGGCACCGACGGTCTGGGGCGTCTGGAGGCCGGGCTGTTCTTCCTCGCCTACCAGCGTGACGTGCGCGAGGGGTTCATCCGCGTCCAGCGCAACCTCGCGACCGACGCGCTCAACGAGTACATCCAGCACGTGGGTTCGGCGGTCTTCGCCGTCCCGCCGGGCGTCCGCGACAAGGACGACTGGTGGGGCCGGACGCTGTTCTCCAAGGAGGCGTAG
- a CDS encoding serine hydrolase domain-containing protein has protein sequence MPSLDEHRGGRSRELSAPKLRVDTPERAGLDPEETRLLVRDVVDLTTGDRPWAAGAVVVAGRGPVIAVEEAAGWAVRYSAYDPATDTGVELPPGARVPMTVDTPFDLASLTKLFTSVAAVQQIERGTLGIDARIGAYLPDFHAAAAHDITVRRLLTHTSGLRPELPLYDCADDTERLELLRAEAPVGEPGTYVYSDLNMLLLQQLLERLTGRTLDVLVHEGITRPLGMTSTDFGPCPGAAATEDQRRPWAKADRGMLRGVVHDENAWALGGVAGHAGLFSTGRDLAVFCRTLLAGGSYGTARILGPDFVELLLTPPGLGFAVDQPWFMGELAGEGAAGHTGFTGTSLVLDPATDTFVVLLANTVHPVRRVPDSSPRALVGTRMAMAVR, from the coding sequence GTGCCGTCCCTGGACGAACACAGGGGCGGAAGGAGCAGAGAGCTGAGCGCACCGAAACTGCGCGTCGACACACCGGAACGGGCCGGGCTCGACCCCGAGGAGACGCGGCTCCTGGTCCGCGACGTCGTGGACCTCACCACCGGCGACCGGCCCTGGGCGGCGGGCGCCGTCGTGGTCGCCGGGCGCGGCCCGGTGATCGCCGTCGAGGAGGCGGCGGGCTGGGCGGTGCGGTACTCGGCGTACGACCCGGCGACCGACACGGGCGTGGAGCTCCCGCCCGGGGCGCGGGTCCCGATGACCGTCGACACGCCCTTCGACCTGGCCTCCCTCACCAAGCTGTTCACGTCGGTCGCGGCGGTGCAGCAGATCGAGCGCGGCACCCTCGGCATCGACGCGCGGATCGGCGCCTACCTGCCCGACTTCCACGCGGCCGCCGCCCACGACATCACCGTCCGCCGGCTCCTCACCCACACCTCCGGGCTGCGCCCCGAGCTGCCGCTGTACGACTGCGCGGACGACACGGAGCGGCTGGAGCTGCTGCGCGCGGAGGCGCCGGTCGGCGAACCGGGCACGTACGTGTACTCCGACCTGAACATGCTGCTGCTCCAGCAGCTCCTGGAGCGTCTGACCGGCCGCACGCTCGACGTCCTCGTGCACGAGGGGATCACCCGCCCGCTGGGAATGACCTCGACCGACTTCGGCCCCTGCCCCGGCGCGGCGGCGACCGAGGACCAGCGGCGGCCGTGGGCCAAGGCGGACCGGGGGATGCTGCGGGGCGTGGTGCACGACGAGAACGCGTGGGCGCTGGGCGGGGTGGCCGGTCACGCGGGCCTGTTCTCGACCGGCCGGGACCTGGCCGTGTTCTGCCGGACGCTGCTGGCGGGCGGCTCGTACGGCACCGCGCGCATCCTCGGCCCGGACTTCGTGGAACTCCTGCTGACCCCGCCGGGGCTGGGCTTCGCGGTGGACCAGCCGTGGTTCATGGGTGAGCTGGCGGGCGAGGGCGCGGCGGGCCACACGGGGTTCACGGGAACCTCGCTGGTACTGGACCCGGCGACGGACACGTTCGTGGTGCTGCTGGCGAACACGGTGCATCCGGTGCGCAGGGTGCCGGACAGCTCGCCGCGGGCGCTGGTGGGGACGCGGATGGCGATGGCGGTGCGGTGA
- a CDS encoding Gfo/Idh/MocA family protein, whose product MTTDTVRWGILATGGIAGAFTADLIDLPDAEVVAVASRTEASAKVFAERFGIPRAYGDWSLLADDEDIDVVYVATPHAAHRTAAGLCLEAGRNVLCEKAFTLNVREAEELVALARGNGRFLMEAMWMYCNPVIRRLKALVDDGAIGEVRTVQADFGLEGPFPPSHRLRDPAQGGGALLDLGVYPVSFAQLLLGEPSRIAAQAVLSAEGVDLQTALALSWDSGALAALHCSLTGGTGTTASVTGSSGRIDIPSGFFHPDRLVLHRAGRDPEEFAADPADGPRTTFRHEAREVMRALRAGETESPLVPLDGSLAVMRTLDTVRERIGVRYPGEDA is encoded by the coding sequence ATGACGACGGACACGGTGCGGTGGGGGATCCTGGCGACCGGCGGGATAGCGGGCGCGTTCACGGCGGACCTGATCGACCTGCCCGACGCGGAGGTCGTCGCGGTCGCCTCGCGCACCGAGGCCTCGGCCAAGGTGTTCGCCGAACGGTTCGGCATACCCCGCGCCTACGGCGACTGGTCCCTGCTCGCGGACGACGAGGACATCGATGTCGTCTACGTGGCCACCCCGCACGCCGCCCACCGCACCGCCGCGGGCCTCTGCCTGGAGGCCGGGCGCAACGTGCTGTGCGAGAAGGCGTTCACGCTGAACGTGCGCGAGGCCGAGGAACTCGTCGCGCTGGCCCGCGGCAACGGGCGCTTCCTGATGGAAGCCATGTGGATGTACTGCAACCCGGTCATCCGCCGGCTCAAGGCCCTCGTCGACGACGGCGCGATCGGCGAGGTCCGCACCGTGCAGGCCGACTTCGGCCTCGAAGGCCCCTTCCCGCCCTCGCACCGGCTGCGCGACCCCGCCCAGGGCGGCGGCGCCCTCCTCGACCTCGGCGTCTACCCGGTCTCCTTCGCCCAGCTCCTGCTCGGCGAACCCAGCCGCATCGCCGCCCAGGCCGTCCTGTCCGCCGAGGGCGTCGACCTGCAGACGGCGCTGGCCCTGTCCTGGGACTCCGGTGCGCTCGCCGCCCTGCACTGCTCCCTCACCGGCGGCACGGGCACCACCGCCTCCGTCACCGGCTCCAGCGGTCGCATCGACATCCCGTCCGGCTTCTTCCACCCCGACCGCCTCGTCCTGCACCGCGCCGGCCGCGACCCCGAGGAGTTCGCCGCCGACCCGGCCGACGGGCCTCGTACGACGTTCCGGCACGAGGCCCGCGAGGTCATGCGCGCGCTGCGGGCCGGCGAGACCGAGTCCCCGCTCGTACCGCTCGACGGCAGCCTCGCCGTCATGCGGACGCTGGACACGGTCCGGGAGCGGATAGGCGTGCGCTACCCCGGAGAGGACGCGTAA